From Camelus dromedarius isolate mCamDro1 chromosome 12, mCamDro1.pat, whole genome shotgun sequence, the proteins below share one genomic window:
- the LOC105098055 gene encoding olfactory receptor 51F1, with amino-acid sequence MLSAGNSTPPTFFLTGVPGLEAFHIWVSIPFCCLCTIALLGNSTILYVVITDSSLHEPMYYFLSMLSTTDIGITVSSLPTTLGVLWFNARIISLDACIVQMFFLHGFTLMESSVLLAMAFDRFVAICNPLRYAVILTNSRIIKAGVVIFVRMLIILMPLLLLLKGLSFCGPNMLSHSYCYHPDVIKCSCSSIKVNSICGLVALILTSGIDVPCILLSYVLIIKSILSVASPEERQKAFGTCISHIGAVAIFYIPWVILALVHRFGHKAPPYIHTLMSNLHFLFPPVLNPIIYSVKTKQIRKAFCRLFPNTD; translated from the coding sequence ATGCTATCCGCTGGTAATTCCACTCCCCCAACTTTCTTCCTGACTGGAGTTCCAGGGCTAGAAGCTTTTCACATCTGGGTTTCCATCCCTTTTTGCTGCCTTTGCACTATTGCCCTCTTGGGGAACAGCACCATTCTGTACGTAGTGATCACAGACTCCAGCCTCCATGAGCCCATGTACTATTTCCTCTCCATGCTCTCCACCACTGACATAGGCATCACTGTTTCCTCTCTTCCCACAACACTGGGTGTCCTCTGGTTCAATGCTAGGATCATCAGCCTAGATGCCTGCATTGTGCAGATGTTCTTCCTGCATGGATTCACCCTCATGGAGTCCTCTGTGCTTTTGGCCATGGCTTTTGACCGCTTTGTTGCCATCTGCAACCCCCTAAGGTATGCTGTGATTCTAACCAACTCTAGAATTATCAAAGCTGGTGTGGTGATTTTTGTACGAATGCTGATCATCCTGATGCCCTTGCTCCTGCTCCTTAAGGGGTTGTCCTTCTGTGGTCCTAATATGCTTTCTCACTCCTATTGCTACCACCCTGATGTGATTAAGTGTTCTTGCTCAAGTATCAAAGTTAACAGCATCTGTGGCTTAGTTGCTCTCATTCTGACATCGGGTATAGATGTTCCCTGCATTTTACTCTCCTATGTGCTGATCATAAAGTCCATCCTCAGCGTCGCCTCTCCAGAGGAGAGGCAAAAGGCTTTTGGCACCTGCATCTCTCACATTGGTGCTGTTGCCATCTTCTATATCCCCTGGGTCATCCTGGCTTTGGTACATCGATTTGGGCATAAAGCTCCTCCGTATATCCATACACTGATGTCAAATCTCCATTTCCTATTTCCCCCAGTGCTGAACCCTATTATATATAGTGTGAAGACCAAACAAATCCGTAAAGCTTTCTGCAGGCTGTTTCCAAACACAGACTAG